A segment of the Hallerella succinigenes genome:
ACATATCCTTGGTCACGAGCCAACCGTCAAAAGCGGCACAATCATCCCCCGCTCCGAACCAAAAACGCGAATTTGGAGCGTTTTCATCCATCGGAAGGGCGTCCGACAGTACCTTTTGAACAAAATCGAATTCCCCCAAAGGAGGAAAATGCAACGAAGAATGGGTCATTTCTTAGAAAATCTAACTTTTTTAGTTATTTTTAAGCCGTGGGACACATCTTTTTTATTTCAGACGACCGCGAGACGGATTTGACGGAGCTTGCCAATTGGACTCTCGATTGGATGCTTTCGCATGACATACCGGCGGATACAGCCATCTACACCTGCAAGGGAATCGAACAGGGTGAAGAGGCTTTGGACACTCCGCTTTCGCAAGGGGAATCCCCTGCGCTGATCGTCCTCGACCATGGAGTCAAGCCGACGAAGAAATCCATCGCATTCGGCAACCATTTACGCGATGCCATTCCGGAATCCTGGATTGTCGAACTCGTTGAAAAAGATTACCCGGTTTCCAAAAAATCCGATGACGCCTTCTTTATGCCGAAGCCAATCCGCAAGGCGGAATGGGAAGATGTCCTTCAACACGTATTTGTCGAAGCCGGTTCGCCGCAGTGGTCGAACGTCTCCTCCTTCCGTCCTTAAAATCATGAAAAAAGGTATCGCCTATTTCGGTGTCCGCAATCCAGAACGAGCTGTAGAAGATCTTCGGGAAATCCGCGACGCCGGTTTTACGCATGTTCTGCACACCTGGTCCGAAGAAGACGAACAGTATTATCCGAAGACGATGAAGGAAATCATCGAGAAGTCTGTCGAACTCGGACTGAATGTTTACGTCAATCCTTGGGGAATCGGGCGCGTCTTCGGCGGAGAAGCCTATTCGGAACTCACCGCCCGCAATCACGACATGTGCCAGGTCTCGCTCGACGGCAAAACATCTGTCGCCGCATGCCCGAACCATCCGGAGTTCCGCGCATACATGCACCGTTGGATTGCAAGCGTTTGCGACTCTCAGGTCGAAACCATCTTTTGGGATGAGCCGCACTTTTACTTTGAAAAAGGCAAGCTCGAAAACTGGGCATGCCTCTGTCCGCACTGCAAAAAAAAATTCCGTATCCGCTACAACCACGAGATGCCTGCGGAAATGACGGAAGAAGTCCAAAAATTCAGGGAAGATTCCCTGGTGGATTTCCTCGCCGAAATGACCGCCGACGTACACGCGCGCGGAAAGCGCAACTGCGTATGCATGTTACCGCCGTGGTTCCCCGCGGGACTCGACGACTGGGATCAGATAGCAAAGCTCGATTCCGTTGACGAAATCGCCTGCGACCCTTATTGGGAGCGTGGAGCCTTGGAAGAATCCGTGCAGAAGCATTATGCGGAAACCTCCAAGCGTATTTTCGAAATCGCAAAGAAATACGGCAAAGAACCGCAGATGTGGATCAAGAATTACCAGATTGAAAAAGGTCGCGAAAAAGACATCGCTATCGCGACAGAAGAAGCCCGCAAAGCGGGCATCCTGAACATTTTTGCGTGGTCCTACCGCGGAAACGCATACCTTTCCTCTCTCGCGTCCGACGATCCGGATGCGGTCTGGAAAACTCAGATCCAAGCCTTAAAATAAGCTCGCAACGCGAGCCGAATGGAGAGACGGACGGCGCGCGCAGCAAGAACTTTTATTCAGCCGGCGCAGCGTCCACTTCATCCGGATTCGTCACGCGGACTTCGATGCGGCGGTTCTGCTTTCTGCCTTCTTCGGTATCATTCGAAGCCTTCGGACGGGAGTAGCCGTAACCGATTGCAGTCACGCGGTCTTTGGAAATTCCCTTACTGATCATGTAATCACGGACGCTGTTCGCACGGTCTTCGGAAAGCTTCTGGTTATATTCTTCGCCACCTTCCGAACTTGTGTGACCTTCGATTTCCACCTTCGCCTTTGCATTCTTTTTAAGACCTGCGATAGTCTTGTCGAGGGTTGCAAGCGTCGACGGCACAAGTTCCGCACTGCCCACCTTAAAAGAAACTCCCTGGAGTTCTGCACGAGTATCGTCAAAGGCGACATTTACCGAACCGTAGCTTGCACGCGGGGAAACATACGGTGTCTCACCGCATTCAAACGGACCTGTCAAGCTTTCACAAAGAATCTGGTAAGAATCTTCTCGCGGAATCAAAAAAGAAACTTCACCGTAGCCATTCGTCTTGACCGTTACTTTGTTCTTCGGGTTCTTTTTGCCGACAAAAGTCAAAGTCTTGTTCTTTTGAGGAACATCGTCAAAATTCGTGTACGAAATGTTCAAAACGGCGTGCGTCTTGTTCGGAGCGAGATCTTTCGCCGCCGCAAAGGCGAATGTGGCAAGGGCGGTCAAAGCAATCAAACGATTCATTCGGGTTCTCCCATTTTAACTTTCCCTCGTAATCTAATAAAAACGCGCGGATTTTTTAGAATTGCAATCGTTTAAACAGAAACTCAAGCGTTGAGAAGCAGGACTTTTGAACTTTTTAACCTTTAGAAGGGCTCGGCTTTTTAATAAATTTTGCTCGCAATTTAAGGAGTTGGTATGAAATCGAAATTTCTCAAGGCAACGATCGCCCTCACGATCGCACTTTCCGCAACCTCTTTTGCTGCCGAAGACAACTTCGCTCTCAAGGGCAACATTCAGACTCAAGCTACCGCCAACAACGAAGACGATGGCCTCAAGTCCTTCTGGTTCCGCGCTAACGTGGGCGGCATGTACAAGTCCGAAAGCTTTGACGCTCAGGTGATGCTCCGTATTTTTGGGCCGCACTTCGGCAACACCATCGACGGAAAAAGCTATGACAAGATTCTCGCCGATCTCTACTGGGCAAATTACAAGTATTCTTTGGGCGATCACAAAGTGAACCTCAAGCTCGGTCACTGGAAGACGGACTGGTCCCAGTCTACAAACTTCGGTACCTATATCGACAAGGCGATCGGAACTCGCGGATTCATGATGCGCGATTATTCCCATGACGCCTTTGAACTCGGCTGGAACTACGGTCCGTCCGCCTTCAAGGCAATGCTCGGAACAACCGACAACAAGTTCAGCACGGGCTATGTCCGTGTCGAAGAACGTGTCAAGTTCTGCTTCCCGCTCGAACTCGCTGCCGCATACCGCGTGAACGCTCTCGATGCGATGACAAAAGCGGCAACCCAAACGCACCGCATCGCCGGCTACCTTTCTTATTCCTTCATCCAGAATCTTCGTCTCTATGGAGAAATCGCTTACCTCAAAACGACGACCGATAGCGACGTGAATGCTGCCTCCGTCAAAGCGGGTACCGCCGTGAAGCCGGAATACGCCCAGGGTTCGGAACACCTTCCGTTCTACGTCGGCGTGGAAATCCCGACCGCAGGCATTCTCGACCACTTGATGTTCGAAATGGAACACATCGGAAACCGCGACGAAATCAATGCGGATGCAGACGATTTCGCATGGACTGTCGCCTTCGTGAAGTCTTACGGACGCACCAAGGCTCAGCTCAACGTCTACAGCGAAAAGGAACTCGACGACGTCGGCGTAGCACTCCGCTTCACCACGACCATCAAGTAATTTTTCAAAACTTTGACACTATGGAATCTCATTGCGAGACCCATAGGGTCGTAGCCATCTCGATGACACAGTCAGTGAGAATGATGCGTACCGAGTACGCGGTGCGGAACGCCGTGGGCAATTAAGTCCACTTCGCAGCCGTACATGCCCTGCACCATCTCCGGCGTAATCTGCGAACCTGAATGGAAATGCACCGAGCGATTCACACAGGCGACGCTCTTCACATGATTCGAAAGCACCATCAGATCGTGACTCACAATCACGATCGTCATCTTCGCATTCAGCTCCGCCAGTAGCTCGTACAGATCTTCCTGGCCCTGCGCATCGATATTGCTCGAAGGCTCATCCAAAAAAAGAATTTGCGGATCAGAGACGAGGGCGCGAGCGATCAGCACACGCTGACGTTCACCGCCTGAAAGCTCGCCCAGTCTACGACCGGCAAAGCTTTCCATCTTCACCGTTTCCAGAGCTTCCTTTACTTTCGAAGGATTCGGTTTGCAGTGCGGAAGTCCCATCGAAACTGTTTCTTCCACGGTGATCGGGAATTCCAGGTTATGATTGGTATTCTGCGGTACATAGCCAACCGAAACCTTTCTCGAAGGCATCTTTCTTCCAAAAAGGCGCACATCCCCTTCGGAGGGTTTCAAAAGCCCCACGATAAGCTTCATCAGCGTGCTTTTTCCGCCACCGTTCGGCCCGATGATCGCAAGAAAGTCTCCTGCTTCCACGGTGAAGTTAACATTCGAAAGGACAGGCGCCTTTTCGTAGGCAAAACTTAAATTGCGAACTTCGATCGCTGGGAACGGATTCACTTGGAACTCTCCGAAATCGCCGAAATGAACTTTTGCAATTCCTTTTCAAAGTCGAAAGCGAGCGGATCGATTGAAACGATCTTCGCCTGGATTTCACGTGAAAGCGATTCCACGGCACGACGGCTAAACTGGGGTTGCACAAAGACCGTTTTCACCTGATGTTCCTTGGCAATATGCACAAGCTTCTGCATGTCGCGCGGCTTCGGTTCCTTGCCGTGCACTTCGACCGCAATCTGCTTTAAGCCGTAATCGCGGGCCATGTATCCATAGGACGGGTGGAACACGATGAACGTGCGACGGTCTTCCGAAAGAGCCTTTGTCGCTTCGGTAAACTTCACGTCCAGATCAGAAAGGCGCTTGGAAAATTTTTCAAGGTTCGTGCGGTAAACGCCTGCATGCAGCCCGTCCAATTCGACGAGAGCCGAGCATACATTCGAAGCGATCAAGATCGCCATTCGCGGAGAATTCCAAATATGTGGATCGAGTTCTTCGCCATGTTCATGAACGTGTTCGTGCGCTTCCTCATTCATCCACGAAACACCCTGGGAAATATCCACGATGCGGATATTCTTGTTCACGCCCAGAAAACGCGGACGCCAAGCCTTGTCGAGTCCCGATCCATCGCTCAAATACAGCGAAGCCTTGGAAAAGGCGCGCAGCGTATTCGGC
Coding sequences within it:
- a CDS encoding OmpA family protein; translated protein: MNRLIALTALATFAFAAAKDLAPNKTHAVLNISYTNFDDVPQKNKTLTFVGKKNPKNKVTVKTNGYGEVSFLIPREDSYQILCESLTGPFECGETPYVSPRASYGSVNVAFDDTRAELQGVSFKVGSAELVPSTLATLDKTIAGLKKNAKAKVEIEGHTSSEGGEEYNQKLSEDRANSVRDYMISKGISKDRVTAIGYGYSRPKASNDTEEGRKQNRRIEVRVTNPDEVDAAPAE
- a CDS encoding metal ABC transporter ATP-binding protein — protein: MNPFPAIEVRNLSFAYEKAPVLSNVNFTVEAGDFLAIIGPNGGGKSTLMKLIVGLLKPSEGDVRLFGRKMPSRKVSVGYVPQNTNHNLEFPITVEETVSMGLPHCKPNPSKVKEALETVKMESFAGRRLGELSGGERQRVLIARALVSDPQILFLDEPSSNIDAQGQEDLYELLAELNAKMTIVIVSHDLMVLSNHVKSVACVNRSVHFHSGSQITPEMVQGMYGCEVDLIAHGVPHRVLGTHHSH
- a CDS encoding metal ABC transporter solute-binding protein, Zn/Mn family codes for the protein MMRLISILILACASFLFAEPKLSVAVTLAPYAKIVQEIAGENADVVTLVPPNANPHLFEPKPNTLRAFSKASLYLSDGSGLDKAWRPRFLGVNKNIRIVDISQGVSWMNEEAHEHVHEHGEELDPHIWNSPRMAILIASNVCSALVELDGLHAGVYRTNLEKFSKRLSDLDVKFTEATKALSEDRRTFIVFHPSYGYMARDYGLKQIAVEVHGKEPKPRDMQKLVHIAKEHQVKTVFVQPQFSRRAVESLSREIQAKIVSIDPLAFDFEKELQKFISAISESSK